One segment of Ipomoea triloba cultivar NCNSP0323 chromosome 12, ASM357664v1 DNA contains the following:
- the LOC115998267 gene encoding mediator of RNA polymerase II transcription subunit 31, translated as MALLSNSESDELSANVSSSPPKSVYKDPDDGRQRFLLELEFVQCLANPTYIHYLAQNRYFEDEAFIGYLKYLQYWQRPEYIKFIMYPHCLYFLEMLQSPTFRNAMAHPANKELAHRQQFYFWKNYRNNRLKHILPRPLPEPASAPPTSAPPVPLPSTAAAATAGPGPVHPPATASSLSPMQYAIPTGSSIAKNDPRNPAVDRRKRKKDG; from the exons ATGGCTTTACTTTCCAATTCAGAATCTGATGAATTGTCCGCTAATGTTTCTTCGTCCCC GCCAAAAAGCGTATACAAAGATCCAGATGATGGCCGCCAACGATTCTTGCTTGAATTGGAATTCGTTCAGTGTCTTGCCAACCCTACCTACATTCACT ATTTGGCCCAGAATCGATATTTTGAAGACGAAGCATTTATTGGATATCTGAAATACCTCCAGTACTGGCAACGCCCTGAGTACATAAAGTTTATAAT GTATCCACATTGTCTCTACTTTCTTGAAATGCTCCAAAGTCCCACATTTCGGAATGCAATGGCACATCCTGCCAACAAG GAATTGGCACATAGGCAGCAATTCTATTTTTGGAAGAACTACCGAAACAATAGGTTGAAGCATATTTTACCGAGGCCGCTTCCCGAACCTGCAAGTGCACCGCCAACTTCTGCTCCACCCGTTCCATTGCCATCAACAGCTGCAGCTGCCACTGCTGGCCCTGGTCCTGTCCATCCTCCAGCCACCGCTTCATCTCTCTCTCCAATGCAATATGCCATTCCCACTGGATCTTCTATTGCTAAAAATGATCCAAGGAATCCGGCTGTGGACCGAAGAAAGAGAAA GAAAGATGGGTAA
- the LOC115999173 gene encoding glutamate dehydrogenase A: MNALAATTRNFRQAARILGLDSKIEKSLLIPFREIKVECTIPKDDGTLVSFVGFRVQHDNARGPMKGGIRYHPEVDPDEVNALAQLMTWKSAVADIPYGGAKGGIGCTPKDLSKSELERLTRVFTQKIHDLIGVNTDVPAPDMGTNAQTMAWILDEYSKFHGHSPAIVTGKPIDLGGSLGREAATGRGVVFATEALLAEHGKAIKDLTFAIQGFGNVGSWAAKLIHERGGKVVAVSDITGAVRNPNGIDIPALLKHKETTGVITNFSGGDALDSNELLTHECDVLIPCALGGVLNRENAADVKAKYIIEAANHPTDPEADEILSNKGVVILPDIYANAGGVTVSYFEWVQNIQGFMWDEEKVNMELKKYMSKAFQNIKGMCQSHNCNLRMGAFTLGVNRVARASVLRGWEA; the protein is encoded by the exons ATGAACGCCCTTGCAGCCACCACTCGTAACTTTCGCCAGGCGGCTCGCATTCTTGGTCTCGACTCCAAAATCGAGAAGAGTCTCCTCATCCCCTTCAGAGAAATTAAG GTGGAGTGCACAATTCCAAAGGATGATGGAACTCTGGTGTCCTTTGTTGGATTTAGAGTGCAGCATGATAATGCTCGTGGGCCCATGAAAGGAGGAATCAGATACCATCCTGAG GTTGACCCCGATGAGGTAAATGCCCTCGCTCAACTGATGACCTGGAAGAGTGCCGTGGCAGATATTCCATATGGTGGAGCTAAGGGTGGGATTGGATGTACGCCTAAGGATTTAAGTAAGAGTGAGTTGGAGCGCCTTACGCGTGTCTTCACCCAGAAGATTCATGATCTTATTGGCGTTAATACTGATGTGCCGGCTCCTGATATGGGCACTAATGCCCAG ACTATGGCTTGGATTCTGGATGAGTATTCGAAGTTTCATGGACACTCACCTGCTATTGTTACAGGAAAACCAATT GATCTCGGGGGCTCCCTAGGTCGGGAGGCTGCAACTGGGCGTGGTGTGGTTTTTGCCACCGAAGCTTTACTTGCTGAGCATGGAAAAGCGATTAAAGATTTGACCTTTGCCATTCAG GGATTTGGAAACGTGGGATCTTGGGCTGCAAAGCTTATTCACGAGAGAGGTGGTAAGGTAGTTGCAGTTAGTGACATAACTGGAGCGGTCAGAAATCCAAACGGGATTGATATACCTGCTCTCCTCAAGCATAAAGAGACAACGGGGGTAATAACTAATTTCAGTGGTGGGGATGCCCTGGATTCAAACGAGTTGCTGACACACGAATGTGATGTTCTTATACCGTGTGCTCTTGGTGGAGTCCTAAACAG AGAAAATGCTGCAGATGTCAAGGCCAAGTACATTATCGAAGCTGCTAACCACCCCACTGATCCAGAAGCcgatgag ATTTTGTCTAACAAAGGTGTTGTAATTCTCCCGGACATATATGCAAATGCTGGAGGTGTGACTGTGAGTTACTTTGAGTGGGTTCAG AACATTCAAGGGTTTATGTGGGACGAGGAGAAGGTTAACATGGAGCTTAAGAAGTACATGTCAAAGGCTTTCCAGAACATTAAGGGCATGTGCCAGTCCCACAACTGCAATCTACGGATGGGGGCGTTCACGCTCGGGGTGAATCGTGTGGCACGTGCTAGCGTCTTGAGGGGTTGGGAAGCATAA
- the LOC115999174 gene encoding light-harvesting complex-like protein 3 isotype 1, chloroplastic produces the protein MSSLGITASVQRASSSYHGSKKQWRKVHAKSLQSPGTKRAKSHVVTTKDVEGHHNELNVVEVTEKSGLLDEDESRGDGGGSVSRSSPRFSDERWRNGTWDLNMFVKNGRMDWDAVIVAEARRRKHLELFPEAATDQEPVLFRSSIIPWWAWIKHSHLPEAELLNGRAAMLGFFMSYIVDALTGLDVVGQAGNFLCKAALFATVGGVMLFRKRQDFDNLRDLVDEATFYDKQWQASWKDQNHADGSGQREK, from the exons ATGTCATCTCTAGGCATTACAGCTTCTGTGCAGAGAGCCTCGAGCTCTTATCATGGCAGTAAGAAGCAATGGCGTAAAGTTCACGCCAAATCTCTGCAATCTCCAGGGACAAAGCGGGCAAAAAGCCATGTCGTGACTACTAAAGATGTCGAGGGCCACCATAACGAGCTGAATGTGGTTGAAGTGACAGAGAAATCCGGTTTGCTGGACGAAGATGAGAGCCGAGGAGATGGTGGAGGCTCGGTGTCTCGTTCCTCTCCGAGATTTTCAGATGAGCGGTGGAGAAATGGTACTTGGGAcctgaacatgtttgtgaagaATGGGAGAATGGATTGGGATGCAGTCATTGTTGCAG AAGCGAGAAGGCGAAAACATCTCGAATTGTTCCCTGAAGCAGCAACAGATCAGGAACCAGTTCTCTTCAGAAGCTCCATCATACCATGGTGGGCATGGATCAAGCACTCTCACCTCCCAGAAGCTGAGCTGCTAAACG GCAGGGCTGCAATGCTGGGATTTTTCATGTCCTATATCGTGGACGCTCTGACAGGGCTCGATGTCGTTGGCCAAGCTGGGAATTTCCTGTGCAAGGCTGCGCTTTTTGCGACAGTCGGGGGCGTGATGCTGTTCAGGAAACGACAGGATTTCGATAACCTGCGAGATCTGGTGGACGAGGCAACGTTTTACGACAAGCAATGGCAAGCATCATGGAAAGATCAGAACCATGCTGATGGTTCAGGGCAACGTGAGAAGTAG
- the LOC116000484 gene encoding transcription factor MYB4-like encodes MVNLKKGAWSPQEDRRLISYITKYGIWNWSQMPKFAGLARTGKSCRLRWINYLRPDVKRGPFSVEEVEVIVRMYLSLGNRWSAMAAQLPGRTDNDIKNFYHTHLKKNLEAVSVPVSRRAAENGRKRTNKSKNNNNAPPPVMVQKHPQVVAEKPRHDDDQVLLMNSSPGGFGNPNVAHRQQEVHRRFSSLSSEDYDEDRSFWYNVLKEADDLKF; translated from the exons ATGGTGAATTTGAAGAAGGGAGCATGGTCGCCTCAGGAAGACAGAAGATTGATCTCCTACATCACCAAATATGGCATCTGGAACTGGTCCCAAATGCCCAAATTTGCAG gGCTTGCAAGGACCGGAAAGAGCTGCCGGCTCCGATGGATAAACTACCTCCGGCCAGACGTTAAGAGAGGGCCGTTTAGCGTCGAAGAAGTTGAGGTTATTGTCAGAATGTATCTCTCCCTTGGAAACAg aTGGTCGGCCATGGCAGCACAGCTTCCGGGGAGAACCGACAATGACATCAAGAATTTCTACCACACTCACTTAAAGAAGAACCTGGAAGCCGTCAGCGTTCCGGTCTCACGACGGGCGGCGGAGAACGGCCGGAAAAGGACCAACAAGAGCAAGAACAACAACAATGCTCCGCCGCCTGTGATGGTGCAAAAACATCCGCAGGTGGTCGCAGAAAAACCTCGTCACGACGACGACCAGGTTCTTCTTATGAACAGCAGTCCAGGTGGATTTGGAAACCCTAATGTTGCTCATCGTCAGCAAGAAGTTCATCGTCGTTTCTCGAGTCTTTCCTCCGAGGACTACGATGAAGACAGGTCTTTTTGGTACAACGTGCTAAAGGAAGCCGACGATCTCAAGTTTTAG